A segment of the Methanothermococcus thermolithotrophicus DSM 2095 genome:
ATAGGATAGATGAAGTCTTAGGAATTATCAATGGATACTTAGCCAGTTTATAAAATAACTGAATGCACAGCGAATAAAACCAATAATAACGTAAGTAGGCCCAGGCTATATTCTTAGATTGAAATATAATAATAAATATTATATACTCAACCTGGATCGATAGGCCGTATAAAGACAATATATGTAGCATATACATGACAATATTCAATAAAAAAACAATTGGAGGGTATATCATGAGTGAAGAATTAAATAACGGTGAAAATTCACTTTTAAAAAATCTTGAGGATGGATTTACAATTTGGCTTACTGGCCCAAGTGGGGCAGGAAAATCAACTTTGGCTTATGCTTTAGAGAAAAAATTATTGGAAAAGGGATTTAGGGTTGAGATCTTAGATGGAGATGTAATAAGGAATACACTATATCCAAACATTGGATTTAGCAAGGAAGCTAGGGAAATGCATAACAGGGTGGTCATTCACCTGGCAAAACTACTTTCAAAAAATGGTGTAATAACAATAGTTTCCCTTATCTCACCATATCGGGCAGTTAGAGAATATGCAAGAAAAGAAATTCAAAACTTTATGGAAGTTTATATCCACAGCCCCCTTGAGGTCAGAATCCAGCGAGATCCAAAGGGACTCTATGCTAAGGCATTAAAAGGAGAAATTAAAGGACTAACTGGATATGACGGGGTTTATGAAGAACCTGAAAATCCAGAGCTTAAAATTGAGAGCCATAAAATGAGCATTGAAGAGGAAGTAGACACTGTGATACGAACTGCACAGAAACTCGGCTATCTTTAAGGTGGGCCTTATGCTACTCTTCACATTTCTTGGTTTTGTGGTGGGTGTACTTGTTGGGCTAACTGGAGTGGGAGGAGGGGCATTAATGACCCCTTCTTTGATATTTTTAGGCGTTGAACCACTAACGGCAGTAGGCACTGATTTAGTATATGCATCTGTCACAAAAATATTTGGAACGATCTTCCATAGAAAAAAAGGAAATATTGAGCTAGATACTTCTTTAAAATTATTTGCGGGTAGTTTTCCAGCTATAATAATAGGCTCTCAAATTTTAAGATATGTCAATAGGGACCTTATAAACCATCATTTAACTGTGTTTCTTGGTATAATCCTAATAATAACTTCCATATTGAGTTTAAGAAAAGGTAGATTTGAAGGACGTAAGAGTCTTAAATTCTTGACTTTGATACTACTTGGATTTTTCGTGGGATTGGTAGTTCAATTCACTTCGGTAGGTGCCGGCGTTTTAGTGGGATTTATACTTGCTAACTTTACCACATTAAATCCCCGTTATGTTGTGGGTACTACAGTCTTTTATGGATTAATGCTCTCCTTAGTTAGTGCTGCAAGCCACATTAGCCTAGGTAATGTTAACTATTATTTATCACTGTGGCTAGTTCTTGGAACCATTCCTGGTGTTTATTTCGGCACCCACTTAAATTCAATTATCAAAAAAGATAAGCTTAGAAGGGTTATCAATATGCTAATCTTATTTACGGGAATGGTAACCATAGCAAGTGTGTTTAATGGGTTTAAACCCTGATACATATTTCTCTTTTTAATATCTTTTTAATTACCAAATAAATTCAAAAACTGACATTGAAATAGCAAATATAAAAATAGTGGTATTACTGGCAGGAATTTGTCCATTTAATCAAATCTAGTTTATTTACAATTCTTACATACATTGCAACCTTACCTTCATTTAAACTTTGCACTGGAGGTTAAAATAATGGCATTATGACGTATTAAAACAGGTGATAGAAAAATGGATGTTAAAAAAATATTTACTGACATCTTAATAATCGGCGGTGGAGCTGCAGGATGTCAGGCCGCAATAAGGGCAAAGGAGATAGATAAAAATTTAGATGTCCTAATAGTAGAAAAAGCCAATATAATTAGAAGTGGCTGCTTAGCTGCTGGAGTTAATGCCATAAATGCTTATTTAAATGAGGGAGAAACTCCAGAAAGTTATGTAGAATATGTAAAAAAGGAATCTTCTGGTCTTATAAGGGAGGATTTAACATACACAATAGGAAAAAGATTAAACAAAATGGCAAAAAAACTAGAAGAGTATGGGTTGCCCATTCAAAAAGATGAAAACGGTCGATACGTGGCCAGAGGAAAGCGAAGTATAAAAATTAATGGAGAAAGTATAAAGCCAATTTTAGCAGAGGCTACTTTAAAAGCAGGTGTTAAGGTTTTAAACAATACAATAGCTACGAATTATATTTTAAAAGATGAAACAGTTTGCGGAGCTTATGCTTTTTCTATAAAAGAGAATAAATTTTACGTAATAATGGCAAAAGCAGTAATATGTACAACAGGTGGGGCTTCAGGCATATACAAACCAAACAACCCTGGTGCGGCAAGACATAAAATGTGGTATTCTCCGTTTAATACTGGCGCAGGATTTGCAATGGGGCTTAGGGCCGGGGCAGAAATGACAACGTTTGAAATGAGATTTATAGCTCTAAGGGTAAAGGACGTAATATCTCCAACAGGAACTATTGCACAGGGAGTTAAAGTATCACAGATAAATGCACTTGGAGAAAAATACATGGAGAAATATGAAAATAACACTACACCAATGAGATTGTATGCGACTTTGATTGAAAATCTTGAAGGAAGGGGGCCTTGCTATCTTGATACAAGGGGAATAAGCGATGAAGATGTTCAAAAGTTAAAAGAAGCCTATTTAAGTATGTCACCAGGGATTATTTTAAAATGGAAAGATGAAAAAATAAATCCTAAAAACACGCCTATTGAGATATGCGGATCTGAACCCTATATCGTGGGAGGTCATGGACAGGCAGGATATTGGGTAGATATCAATAGAAAAACAACCTTGGAAGGATTATATGCAGCAGGGGATGTAGTCGGAGGTTCGCCTAAAAAATATGTTACAGGATGTATGGCCGAAGGCGAAATAGCAGTAGAAGCAGCAATAGAATATATAAAAAGCATGGAAAATGACATAGAAATAGACGAGCAAGAAATAGCAAAAGAAATAGATAGGGTATTCTACCCATTAAACAATAAAAAAGGAGAATTCTCTCCTGATGAAATAGAAGAAAGAATGCAAAAAGTAATGGACGAATATGCTGGTGGGATATCTTCCTATTATCGGGTAAATGAATCAAAACTTTTAATTGCAAGAGAACTGCTAAAAGCCATTGAAGAAGACCTTAGTAAAATAAAAGTTAGAAACAGGTATGAATTGATGAAATATCACGAAGTGGTAGATAGAATATTGGTTGCTAGGGCGGTAGTGGAACATTTGTTATATCGTAAAGAAACACGGTGGAAATGTTATCAGGAAAGGGTTGATTATCCTGAAATAGACGATAATTGGTTTAAGTTTATAAATTCCAAATATAATAGTCAAACGAATGACATAGAGATTATAGAACGGGAATATGAGAAATTTAATCCGGTGATCAATAATGACCATTAGGATAATAGAAGAGATATGCATAGGTTGTGGATTATGTACAAAAGTATGTCCAGGTAATTTACTGTACCAGAGGGAAGATGGAAAATCGGAAATTATGGACAAGAGAGATTGCTGGGATTGCGCAGCGTGTGTTAAGGAGTGTCCAGTAAATGCTATAGAAATGTATCTTCAACCTGAAATAGGTGGTAGAGGTTCAACATTAAAAGCTAAAAAAACAGATGATAGTATAGTATGGATAATAACAGATAATAATGGCGAAGAGGAGGTTATAGAAGTAAAGAATAAAAAAACATTTGATATGTAGTTATGAATACTGAACAGAGTGGAAGACTAAACTGTATATTAATTAGTATACGTGAATAAATCATATATACTTATATCACTATATTACAACTACTCATAGTAAACTGTAAGATGGATCAAAAACTTTATACAATCTAAGAATCAAAAGGTAAAACCAAAAAGTTTAAGAACAAAATCAAACGTGGTACAGTGGTTGAAAAGAGATTAAAGCCTTATGTGGTAATAAAGGAACTTTCTAGGAAACATGGTTTAAAAAACGAAGAAAAAATATTGCTGGGGACAGATGGAAGTATAACCAATCTTTTAGAAATACTGTTCGAATGTGAAGTTGTTGTAAAAACCATATATCAAGAAATCATGGATGACATAAATCACAGAACTGTAGTACTTGAAGTTGAAGGAATTCCATTGATCTATGCAGTATCAAAAATCCCCCTTAAGAATATTGAGGAAGATCATATAAGGGAGGGTATTAAACGAGATTTACTATCTGCAGATATCCCCATAGGCAAAATCTTAAAAATTCACAATTTAGAGACTAGAAGAGAAATAGTAAATATCGATGTTAAAGAAATAACTGAAGAAGTTCAAGTTCTTCTTAAAACCAATAAAAAAATACTGCCTCAGAGAACCTACAATATAATCCATAAAAACAAAGTCTTAATGGAGATAACTGAGGTGTTTAATGTAAGAGATTATATATAATATTAATATAAGTACTCATTCCTAAAACGACTATAATCTCCTTTTGCAACATACCTTTTTTAAGGTCGGAGTAAATATACTTAATTATAAAACATCTACATGGAGGGGGGTCAGATGTTAAGGGAAGCAATGTTCTATGAAGACATGGGGGACACCAAAGTCAAATGCAATATTTGCCCAAGGCACTGCGTAATTCCAGAGAATAAGAGGGGATTCTGCAAGGGAAGGGAAAACATAAAAGGTAAACTATATGCCATAAACTATGGTAAGGTGAGCTCTGCTGCAATTGATCCTATTGAGAAAAAACCATTGTTCCATTTCCACCCTGGTTCAAGTGTATTTTCAATTGCCACAGGAGGTTGCAACTTTAGATGCAAACACTGTCAAAATTGGCAAATAAGTCAGTATGCTCCTGATGAAATTCTTTACACCGAGCTCTATCCCAACGATATTGTACAAATGGTTTCAAAGTATGAATGTGATGGAATAGCTTATACCTATACTGAACCAACAATTTTTTATGAGCTAATGTACGATACCATCGAATCTTCAAAAAGGGATGGTCTTTTTAACGTAATGGTAACCAATGGATACATAGAAAAAGAACCATTGAAAAATCTTAAAATAGATGCTATGAACATCGACATTAAAGGAAACGAAAACTTTTACAAAGAGGTATGCTTTGCCAAACTTCAACCTGTTTTGGAGACCTGTGTTTTAGCGAAGAAATTGGGAATACATATTGAAATTACCAATTTAATAATTCCTACATACAACGACAGTATCGAAGATATAATGAATATAATAGATTTTGTAAAGAATAAACTTGGAAAAGAAACCCCACTACATTTTACTGGGTTTCATCCCGATTATAAACTACTGGATATTCCATCAACAAGTGTTGAAATACTTAGAAAAGCTAGGGAGTTGGCATTGGAAGAAGGTTTGAAGTACGTATATGTAGGAAATGTTCCGGAATATGGTGGAGAAAATACCTACTGTCCAAACTGTGGAAATCTACTGGTTGAAAGATACGGGTTTTCGGTATCCTCCAACAATCTTGACACTTCGTCAGGAGCTCCAAAATGTCCAAACTGTGGGGAAAAAATAGACATAATAATTTAATAAGTATTATTTTATGTAACTGAAACGGATAAGCTATTTATCCAGGTGGTTACTATTTTAATTTAAATACTGTAATAATTCTAAAGGTGATTTTTTGAGATACCTCCAACTTTGTACTATAGATTATGCAAAGAAAATTGTCAGGGAATCTATTAAGGAATTGGAAGATTTTGAAGAAGTTAACTTGTTTGAGGGAATAAATAGGATTCTCGGAGAGGACGTATTCTCAAATGTGGACGTACCTCCTTTTGACCGGTCAAAAATGGATGGTTATGCAGTTAAGGCTGAGGACACTTACGAAGCTGAAGAAGATAATCCCATAACTTTAGAAGTAGTTGATAGTGTAAAAGCAGGGGGATTTTCTGATATAGAAATTAAAAATGGAGAATGTATTGAAATAGCCACTGGAGCTCCTATCCCCAAGGGTGCAAATGCTGTTGTTATGGTAGAATATACCGAAAGGATTGGAAACAGGGTGAAAATTTATAGTGCAGTTTCCCCACATGAAAATATCCAATACTGTGGAAACGACATGATGGCTGGAGAGCTTATTCTAAGGGAAGGTATGAAACTTTCACCAAGGGATATAGGAGCACTTGCAGCAGTTGGAAAGGGAAAAATTAAGGTAAAGAAAAATCTAAGTATTGGACTTATATCAACCGGAAACGAGCTTATAAATCCTGATGAGGAATTGAAACCATATAAAATTTATGATGTAAATACCTACACACTGGCGTCTTCAATTAAGGAAAAAGGATGGGATTTTAAGTTTTACGGTATTGTCGGAGACAATAAGGAAGATTTAAAAAACTCCATAAAAAATGCATTAAATGAGGATGTTGTTATTTTAAGTGGGGGTACTTCTGCAGGTGTTGGGGATTTAACAAGTACTGTAATTCAAGAGCTCGGTGGAGAAATTTTAGTACATGGGATGAAAATAAAACCTGGAAAACCTACAATTATTGGAAAAGTAGGTAAAAAACTTATAGTTGGACTTCCAGGATACCCAACATCGTGTTTAACCATATTTGATGTTCTTTTTGAAGATGTTGATGGTAATAAAAAAACAATTAGTGCAAATTTCCCAATTAGATACCTCTCTGCAAAAGGTAGGGAAGAGTATCTTCCAGTTTCAGTTGTTAAAGGGCAGGATGGATATAGTGCATACCCAATAACGAAGGGAAGTGGTGCAATAACTTCATTAACCTATGCAGATGGATACATTGTTGTTGATGAAAATAAAGAGATTTTAGAAAATGAAGTTGTAGAAGTTCACCTATTTGGAGATATTAAAATTGGTTTAAGTATTATTGGTAGCCATTGTGTAGGGGTTGATGTGATACTACATAGGGGTGGTCTCTATGCAAAAACCATAAATGTTGGTTCCCTTGGTGGATTAATGGCAATTAAAAGAGGGGAAGCAGACATTTCAGGAATTCACCTACTTGGTGAAGACGGGGAATATAACATTCCATTCATAAAAAAGTACAAACTTAAGAACGCGGTACTTATAAGAGGCTATATCAGAAAACAGGGTTTTATGTTTAAAAAGGATTTGAATATCAATAGTATGGATGATATCATTAAAAATATTGATAAATATAAATTTATAAACAGAAATAAAGGAGCAGGAACAAGAATATTATTTGATAAATTTTTAAAGGAAAATGGTATTGATAAAAAAGATATAAAAGGTTACGAAATTGAGGCAAAAACACACTCTGCGGTAGGAGCTGCTGTAACTATGGGGAAAGCAGATATTGGTATTGGTATTGAAACTATTGCCAAAAAATATGGGTTGGAATTTATACCTATTGGGGATGAAAATTACGATTTCCTTATCAAGTCAGAAAAGCTGGAAGATGAAGAAGTTAAGAAATTCATCGAAACTCTTAAAAAAGTTGAATTACCGTTTAAAAAGCCTGAAAATTGTGGGGAGATTATATTTGAATGCTAATGTGTGCAGTTTTAACATAAAAGATACAATTATATTTTTTCGGCAAACAATCAAATTAGAATCTATAAAACTCTATAAGGGGCATTAAAATGCATCATTTTAAAGATTACTTATCTCATGTTGATTTTGAAAGTCTATTAAATATCGAAAAAGATAGACGTGGTGTTGAAAAAGATAGATTAGTGTTTATAGGAATAGCAAACGTTGCGTATTATCGTTGGTGTGCTATGAAATTAGTATTAAAGAGCAGAGTGCGTGAATTAGGGAATTTTAAAGCATATGTAGAAAATAGGATATATTATTCATATATCTTGGGATTAATTGACGACATACCTAAAAATGAGGAAAAATTATTGGATATCGGCGATGAAATTAGATTTAGGGACATAGATAAATTATTTAAAGAAAAAACTGAACAGTTTGTAAATATTGAGGACTTAATCACCTCTAATGAAGAAAAAACCAATAACTCCATAGAAAATTATATGTTATATGAAGCTATGGAATTATCAAAAGAATATCCCAATATACTTGGAGAGTATCTTCATGAAAAAATTGCCAAAAAATATCTTACCTTTAGATGGAATTTTAAATGGAAAGATTATGCTCTTATCGGTATGCCTGATGGGATTACTAATGATTTTATTTATGAGTTTAAAACTACTCGAAATGAGTATCTTAAAAGACATATTAGACCAGTAGCATTTATTCAAGCGGATCTTTATGGTTACTTCTTCAAAAGAAATAATAAAAAAGTCCAAATATTCGTACTGAACCAAAATGAAACTGAAACTTATAAAAATAATGTAGATAAAAACGATGCTCTAAACATTCTTAAAAAATTTAAAAGTATTGATAATGGAGATACTCCGCCACATCCTAAATCATGGAAATGCAAATCTTGTGAATTTAAATGTGTATTAAATCAAAATAATACAAGATACTTTGATATATGTGATAGTGTAAAGTATAAGAGTTTATTAGAGTATGTGGAAGTTCATAAAAATGATAATAATAATGTTACCAATAACGACTATAAACCTAAAATAGAAGATTTTTTCAAATAGAAAATGTATTTCAAAAAATTATTCTAACTTCAAAATATCTCCCAAATCCATACCCCTCATAACTTTATCTTTTATTAAATTCTCTTTCTGTTTTATTTTTTTAACATTTTCAATTACCTCATTTATTTTATCTCGTCCAATAACTACCACTCCATTACAATCTCCAACAATAATATCTCCAGGATTTACTACCTCACCACCGCAGACGATTGGGATATTAACCTCACCATTGTTTAGTGGTTTTCCAGCATTTGGAACTGTGTATTTAGAAAATACGGGAAATTTTAGGGATTTAATGTCTTCCACATCCCTTACGCTTCCATCGATTACTATCGCTATAACCCCTTTTAATTTTGCGTTTGTAGATGCTAACCCACCCCAAACTGCTGTTTTTGCCCCTTCTGTATCAACTACAATTATCTTATTTCTTGCATATTTTATTGTATTTACAACGGTTCCCCAGTCATCTCCTGAGGTTTTTACAGTAATGGCCTCTCCAAAAACAATCTTTTGGTCAGGGATAATGGGCTTAATATTTTTTAAAATCCTTGCTCCAGCATCACACAAGTTTGGAACAGATACTTCTTTTAAAATTCTCATAGTATCACTTTTATGCAAATTTAAAAACAATTGGTGTTAAAAATATATAATAGGAAGTATAAAAGTTTAAATGAAGAGTGGAAATTTATGCATGTGTTATCCATGATCGGCATAGAATATTTATTAAAGGGGGGAGAAATTATGTTATCTCTTGAAGATGGGACTTTTGCAGTTAAATTTGCAAGAAGTGTAATTAAACATTATTTGAAGGGAGAAAATATCATAGTTAAAGATTACCCTGATAAATTTGATGAAAATAGGGGTGTCTTCGTATCACTTCATACATACCCTGGGCACGATCTTAGGGGGTGTATAGGTGTACCCGAACCTATAATGCCTCTAATAGAGGCATTAAAAGAGGCTGCAATAAGTGCTGCCATTAATGACCCTAGATTTCCTCCAGTGGATATTTATGAATTGGAAAATATAATTATTGAAATAAGTATTTTAACAGCACCTAAGTTAGTGCAAGTTAGCGATCCATTGGAGTATCTTGAAAAAATAGAAATCGGAAAGGATGGTTTAATTATTGAGTTTGGCTCATACCGTGGATTGTTATTACCTCAGGTACCTGTAAAATATGGGTGGGATGTACCCCAATACCTATCAAACCTATGTATGAAGGCAGGAATATCTCCAACAGCATGGATTGAAGAGGATGTAAAAATTTATTCATTCGAAGCCCAGATTTTCGAAGAGTTAGAGCCTAATGGACACGTAGTCGAAAAAGATATTTATACGGTTGCTAATAGGGGTTAATAAACTTAATATAAATAATTCATTTTTACAGTTTTCAATATGTCAAAAGTGAGCTCCCAACGTGTTTGTTGTCAGGTGACAAACCCGTGGTTTATAGCAGTGTGCAATTTTAAGTCACTAACCAATACATTAAAATTAAATAGTTGTAGTAAATAAGCCCAATTTAATTTAACAAGGTATATTTTATGTTTAAATAAAATTTAATTGTATTCATTAGTTGAGTAAGTAATGCACACCACTATAATAGGACCTCATTAAATTTATTCATTTTTTACAATTTATAGTGCTCGACATAACAAACTTAAATATATCCTTCAAAATATGCCTACTCAACTTCGTTGAGTAGGTATCGGATTTTGGAATCACCAACGAAGTTGGTGAGCTATGAAAACCGTTAGGTTTTCGTTCAATCAAAATCTCTCGACGAAACCGAAGGTTTCGTGAGTTCGACAAAAACCAAAGGTTTTTGTGAATCGACAAATCACTTTGTGATTTGTCTCGATCAGCAAATCTTCGATTTGCTTCGATTTTCTAAAAGGTTTTGTCTTTAACTATAATTGGTGATATTGTGGTTGATATATTGCCTATTGACGATTTTGCAAATGTTAATAATATTTATACAAAAATTAAAGAAAAAATTGAAAATTATGATGGAGTTATAAGGGTTATCACACACCACGATACAGATGGATTGACATCTGGAGCCATTGTTGTAGATACATTATATCGGCAAAACAAAAATTTTCATTTAAGTGTTGTGGAAAATCTCTCAAATGAGGTTATTGAGAAACTAAGTGAAGAAGATGAGTATGGTTTATACATATTCTGTGATATGGGAAGTGGGCAAATAGATGAGCTCCTGAGCAAAAATTTTAATGCCATTATTTTGGATCACCACCCTCCTCTAAGAAAAGAGTATGAAATTAAAAATATATTACAGCTCAACCCTCATCTGTTTGGTGTAAATGGTGCAAAAGAGCTCTCTGCAAGTGGAGTATGTTATTTAGTAGCGAGGGAATTTGGGTACTATGATCTCAGTGTTTTGGCTATTACTGGAGCAATTGGGGATATGCAACATAAACCATTTACCGGATTGAATAAATTCATATTAAACGAAGGTAGAAGATATAGACATATTAAAAGCATTTTAAAAGATATAGTTTTTAACTGCTATGATTTGCCGATTTGGAAATCTATTCTTTATTCCACCCAGCCATATATAGGGGAACTAAATGGTAGGGATAAAATTTTAGAATTCTTGAATAAAATCGACATAGATCCTGAAAAAATAGAACTTTCAGGTGACGAGGAGCAGAGACTTATATCTGCCCTTATGAAATACGTCAATAAAGAAGATATCGTCGTTGATAGGTATATTATAGATCATAAAATTAACGACGCCTTTTATCTATCTGAGATTCTAAATGCCTGTGGTAGAACGGGAATGACTTCAATAGGAATTGGTGTAGCACTTGAAGATGAAGAATGCATAAAAACTGCTAAGGAGATATACGAGAAATACAAGGGGGAGTTAATTGAAGAACTAAAAGAGGTTGAAATAAAATCCTTAAATAATATAGAATACTTTTTCGGAAAAAAGGGTACTACAGGACTTATAGCTTCATTAATGGTAAAAGATAAACCTGTCTTAGGTATTTATGAAGAAGGAGAATTCTATAAAATATCTTCAAGAGGTAACAACTATTTGGTAAATAATGGATTGAACTTATCAGAAGCTATGGGAATTGCAAAAGAATTTGGAGGAAATGGTGGAGGACATAATGTAGCTTCTGGAGCTTCGATTCCAAAGGAACATTTAAACGAATTTTTGAAAAAAGTTGATGAATTAGTTGGGACTCAGATGAAAAATAACGATTAATAGGGATATTAATTTAATGATAGGTTCAAGGTGATAACTTGAGAATCTTTGATATTAAAAGAGAAACTAAAGAAACTAAAATTGAATTAAAAATAAACATCGATGGAAAGGGGGAGTATGATATAAATA
Coding sequences within it:
- the amrS gene encoding AmmeMemoRadiSam system radical SAM enzyme — translated: MLREAMFYEDMGDTKVKCNICPRHCVIPENKRGFCKGRENIKGKLYAINYGKVSSAAIDPIEKKPLFHFHPGSSVFSIATGGCNFRCKHCQNWQISQYAPDEILYTELYPNDIVQMVSKYECDGIAYTYTEPTIFYELMYDTIESSKRDGLFNVMVTNGYIEKEPLKNLKIDAMNIDIKGNENFYKEVCFAKLQPVLETCVLAKKLGIHIEITNLIIPTYNDSIEDIMNIIDFVKNKLGKETPLHFTGFHPDYKLLDIPSTSVEILRKARELALEEGLKYVYVGNVPEYGGENTYCPNCGNLLVERYGFSVSSNNLDTSSGAPKCPNCGEKIDIII
- a CDS encoding ferredoxin family protein; the protein is MTIRIIEEICIGCGLCTKVCPGNLLYQREDGKSEIMDKRDCWDCAACVKECPVNAIEMYLQPEIGGRGSTLKAKKTDDSIVWIITDNNGEEEVIEVKNKKTFDM
- a CDS encoding TIGR00296 family protein, whose protein sequence is MIGIEYLLKGGEIMLSLEDGTFAVKFARSVIKHYLKGENIIVKDYPDKFDENRGVFVSLHTYPGHDLRGCIGVPEPIMPLIEALKEAAISAAINDPRFPPVDIYELENIIIEISILTAPKLVQVSDPLEYLEKIEIGKDGLIIEFGSYRGLLLPQVPVKYGWDVPQYLSNLCMKAGISPTAWIEEDVKIYSFEAQIFEELEPNGHVVEKDIYTVANRG
- the cysC gene encoding adenylyl-sulfate kinase translates to MSEELNNGENSLLKNLEDGFTIWLTGPSGAGKSTLAYALEKKLLEKGFRVEILDGDVIRNTLYPNIGFSKEAREMHNRVVIHLAKLLSKNGVITIVSLISPYRAVREYARKEIQNFMEVYIHSPLEVRIQRDPKGLYAKALKGEIKGLTGYDGVYEEPENPELKIESHKMSIEEEVDTVIRTAQKLGYL
- a CDS encoding molybdopterin biosynthesis protein, whose protein sequence is MRYLQLCTIDYAKKIVRESIKELEDFEEVNLFEGINRILGEDVFSNVDVPPFDRSKMDGYAVKAEDTYEAEEDNPITLEVVDSVKAGGFSDIEIKNGECIEIATGAPIPKGANAVVMVEYTERIGNRVKIYSAVSPHENIQYCGNDMMAGELILREGMKLSPRDIGALAAVGKGKIKVKKNLSIGLISTGNELINPDEELKPYKIYDVNTYTLASSIKEKGWDFKFYGIVGDNKEDLKNSIKNALNEDVVILSGGTSAGVGDLTSTVIQELGGEILVHGMKIKPGKPTIIGKVGKKLIVGLPGYPTSCLTIFDVLFEDVDGNKKTISANFPIRYLSAKGREEYLPVSVVKGQDGYSAYPITKGSGAITSLTYADGYIVVDENKEILENEVVEVHLFGDIKIGLSIIGSHCVGVDVILHRGGLYAKTINVGSLGGLMAIKRGEADISGIHLLGEDGEYNIPFIKKYKLKNAVLIRGYIRKQGFMFKKDLNINSMDDIIKNIDKYKFINRNKGAGTRILFDKFLKENGIDKKDIKGYEIEAKTHSAVGAAVTMGKADIGIGIETIAKKYGLEFIPIGDENYDFLIKSEKLEDEEVKKFIETLKKVELPFKKPENCGEIIFEC
- a CDS encoding PD-(D/E)XK nuclease family protein, translating into MHHFKDYLSHVDFESLLNIEKDRRGVEKDRLVFIGIANVAYYRWCAMKLVLKSRVRELGNFKAYVENRIYYSYILGLIDDIPKNEEKLLDIGDEIRFRDIDKLFKEKTEQFVNIEDLITSNEEKTNNSIENYMLYEAMELSKEYPNILGEYLHEKIAKKYLTFRWNFKWKDYALIGMPDGITNDFIYEFKTTRNEYLKRHIRPVAFIQADLYGYFFKRNNKKVQIFVLNQNETETYKNNVDKNDALNILKKFKSIDNGDTPPHPKSWKCKSCEFKCVLNQNNTRYFDICDSVKYKSLLEYVEVHKNDNNNVTNNDYKPKIEDFFK
- a CDS encoding adenylyl-sulfate reductase subunit alpha, translated to MDVKKIFTDILIIGGGAAGCQAAIRAKEIDKNLDVLIVEKANIIRSGCLAAGVNAINAYLNEGETPESYVEYVKKESSGLIREDLTYTIGKRLNKMAKKLEEYGLPIQKDENGRYVARGKRSIKINGESIKPILAEATLKAGVKVLNNTIATNYILKDETVCGAYAFSIKENKFYVIMAKAVICTTGGASGIYKPNNPGAARHKMWYSPFNTGAGFAMGLRAGAEMTTFEMRFIALRVKDVISPTGTIAQGVKVSQINALGEKYMEKYENNTTPMRLYATLIENLEGRGPCYLDTRGISDEDVQKLKEAYLSMSPGIILKWKDEKINPKNTPIEICGSEPYIVGGHGQAGYWVDINRKTTLEGLYAAGDVVGGSPKKYVTGCMAEGEIAVEAAIEYIKSMENDIEIDEQEIAKEIDRVFYPLNNKKGEFSPDEIEERMQKVMDEYAGGISSYYRVNESKLLIARELLKAIEEDLSKIKVRNRYELMKYHEVVDRILVARAVVEHLLYRKETRWKCYQERVDYPEIDDNWFKFINSKYNSQTNDIEIIEREYEKFNPVINNDH
- a CDS encoding RraA family protein, whose protein sequence is MRILKEVSVPNLCDAGARILKNIKPIIPDQKIVFGEAITVKTSGDDWGTVVNTIKYARNKIIVVDTEGAKTAVWGGLASTNAKLKGVIAIVIDGSVRDVEDIKSLKFPVFSKYTVPNAGKPLNNGEVNIPIVCGGEVVNPGDIIVGDCNGVVVIGRDKINEVIENVKKIKQKENLIKDKVMRGMDLGDILKLE
- a CDS encoding sulfite exporter TauE/SafE family protein; translation: MLLFTFLGFVVGVLVGLTGVGGGALMTPSLIFLGVEPLTAVGTDLVYASVTKIFGTIFHRKKGNIELDTSLKLFAGSFPAIIIGSQILRYVNRDLINHHLTVFLGIILIITSILSLRKGRFEGRKSLKFLTLILLGFFVGLVVQFTSVGAGVLVGFILANFTTLNPRYVVGTTVFYGLMLSLVSAASHISLGNVNYYLSLWLVLGTIPGVYFGTHLNSIIKKDKLRRVINMLILFTGMVTIASVFNGFKP
- a CDS encoding chorismate pyruvate-lyase family protein gives rise to the protein MVEKRLKPYVVIKELSRKHGLKNEEKILLGTDGSITNLLEILFECEVVVKTIYQEIMDDINHRTVVLEVEGIPLIYAVSKIPLKNIEEDHIREGIKRDLLSADIPIGKILKIHNLETRREIVNIDVKEITEEVQVLLKTNKKILPQRTYNIIHKNKVLMEITEVFNVRDYI